One window of the Thermomicrobiales bacterium genome contains the following:
- a CDS encoding sulfite exporter TauE/SafE family protein — protein MACPARGLAGVASGMFGIGGGPITVPLYTIVMGLPMKAATSTSAFMFGLTASASALVYYQNDLVNPIVTVPAVLGIISGARVGAGVVRRIHPAHLNTVFVFVLAGLAISMLLNAFGVY, from the coding sequence TTGGCCTGCCCGGCGCGGGGTCTGGCCGGCGTCGCATCCGGCATGTTCGGCATCGGCGGCGGCCCGATCACCGTCCCGCTCTATACGATCGTGATGGGACTGCCGATGAAGGCAGCCACGAGCACCAGCGCGTTCATGTTCGGCCTGACGGCGTCTGCCTCGGCCCTGGTCTACTACCAGAACGACCTGGTGAACCCGATCGTGACTGTCCCGGCCGTGCTGGGGATCATCAGCGGGGCGCGCGTCGGCGCGGGAGTCGTCCGGCGGATCCACCCTGCCCACCTCAATACCGTCTTTGTCTTCGTCCTCGCCGGCCTGGCGATCTCGATGTTGCTCAATGCGTTTGGAGTCTACTGA
- a CDS encoding aminotransferase class I/II-fold pyridoxal phosphate-dependent enzyme, with the protein MKIETFELERWMTTWETQVEYDIAESGILPMTMNDLLDLLPEGEREGTLAGLLDTRLGYSEAPGSLELRSLLAATYLDTGPDEILVTTGAIEANFLAFNTLLDPGDHVVAVYPAYQQLYSVPRAIGCDVSLWRLRPENGFRYDIAELESLLRPNTKLIVVNTPHNPTGSMLSADDLARVHALAAERGCWVMCDEAYRWLDVPGGDVLAPPVRDLGGQAISVGTFSKPFGLPGLRIGWLAAPADIVARCWWMRDYITLSPGKLNDALAVLAFRNRDRIVERTRGIVVANLATAEQWFAEHADIASWTPPRGGLLALLRYELDIPSSELADRLAAEYSVMLAPGSAFGYEHHLRVGIGQHPAVFAEGLRRTAACFADLRASGVALRQSSGA; encoded by the coding sequence ATGAAGATCGAGACCTTCGAGCTGGAACGTTGGATGACAACCTGGGAGACACAGGTCGAGTACGACATCGCCGAGAGCGGCATCCTGCCGATGACGATGAACGATCTGCTCGATCTGCTGCCAGAAGGCGAACGCGAAGGGACACTGGCCGGCCTGCTCGATACGCGGCTGGGCTACAGCGAAGCGCCAGGGTCGCTGGAGCTGCGCTCGCTGTTGGCCGCAACCTACCTTGACACCGGGCCGGACGAGATCCTGGTGACGACCGGCGCGATCGAGGCGAACTTCCTGGCCTTCAATACCCTGCTCGACCCTGGCGATCACGTCGTGGCTGTCTACCCTGCATATCAGCAGCTATACAGCGTCCCGCGAGCGATTGGCTGCGATGTCTCGCTCTGGCGACTGCGGCCGGAGAATGGCTTCCGCTACGACATCGCCGAGCTGGAGTCGCTCCTGCGGCCGAACACGAAGCTGATCGTCGTCAACACGCCGCATAACCCGACTGGCTCGATGCTCTCGGCAGACGATCTGGCGCGAGTTCACGCGCTGGCGGCTGAGCGAGGCTGCTGGGTGATGTGCGACGAGGCCTACCGCTGGCTGGATGTGCCGGGCGGCGATGTGCTTGCCCCGCCGGTGCGTGACCTCGGCGGGCAGGCGATCAGCGTCGGCACGTTTTCCAAGCCATTCGGACTGCCCGGGCTGCGGATTGGGTGGCTGGCTGCGCCGGCCGACATCGTCGCGCGCTGTTGGTGGATGCGCGACTACATCACCCTCTCCCCCGGCAAGCTGAACGACGCGCTGGCCGTCCTTGCCTTCCGCAACCGTGACCGGATTGTCGAGCGGACACGCGGGATCGTCGTCGCCAACCTGGCGACCGCCGAACAGTGGTTTGCCGAACACGCCGATATCGCTTCCTGGACGCCGCCGCGCGGCGGGCTGCTGGCGCTGCTGCGCTACGAGCTCGATATCCCGTCGTCGGAGCTGGCCGATCGTCTCGCGGCCGAGTACAGCGTCATGCTTGCGCCCGGCTCGGCGTTCGGCTACGAGCATCACTTGCGTGTCGGCATTGGCCAGCATCCTGCAGTGTTTGCCGAGGGGTTGCGCCGGACCGCTGCCTGCTTCGCCGATTTGCGGGCGAGCGGCGTTGCGTTGCGCCAGTCCTCGGGAGCGTGA
- a CDS encoding helix-turn-helix transcriptional regulator: MQTMNRPIGELLRDWRQRRRRSQLDLALDAEVSTRHISFIETGRAQPSREMLLRLFDHLEVPLRERNTLLTAAGYASVYLATPLDEPAMAAARQAIEMLLAGYEPYPALAIDRYWNLVIANRAVALLLDGVAPELLEPPVNVLRLSLRVDGIASRVENFAQWREHALGRLRQQVETTGDPVLTALLEEVRAYSTPDAGRHREPIVHSGVIFPLRIRTGAGVLSFFTATTVFGTATDITLSELAIESFLPADAETAAALRLVADGG, translated from the coding sequence ATGCAGACGATGAATCGGCCCATCGGAGAGCTGTTGCGCGACTGGCGGCAGCGCCGGAGGAGGAGTCAGCTCGACCTGGCGCTCGACGCCGAGGTGTCGACGCGCCACATCAGCTTCATCGAGACCGGTCGCGCCCAGCCGAGCCGGGAGATGCTGTTGCGCCTGTTCGATCACCTGGAGGTGCCACTGCGCGAGCGCAACACGTTGCTGACAGCGGCGGGCTACGCGTCGGTCTATCTCGCAACGCCGCTCGACGAGCCGGCGATGGCCGCGGCGCGACAGGCGATCGAGATGTTGCTGGCCGGCTACGAGCCGTACCCGGCGCTGGCGATCGATCGCTACTGGAACCTCGTCATCGCCAACCGGGCGGTTGCGCTGCTGCTCGATGGCGTCGCGCCGGAGCTGCTCGAGCCGCCGGTGAACGTGCTGCGTCTCAGTCTGCGGGTGGATGGCATCGCGTCTCGGGTCGAGAACTTCGCCCAATGGAGAGAGCACGCACTCGGTCGTCTTCGTCAGCAGGTCGAGACGACCGGCGACCCGGTCCTCACAGCGCTCCTGGAAGAGGTGCGGGCGTATTCAACGCCGGACGCGGGTCGCCATCGCGAGCCGATCGTCCACAGTGGGGTGATCTTCCCGCTGCGTATTCGCACGGGCGCGGGTGTGCTCTCGTTCTTCACCGCGACGACGGTCTTCGGCACGGCGACCGATATCACGCTGTCCGAGCTGGCAATCGAGTCGTTCTTGCCCGCCGATGCCGAGACGGCCGCGGCGCTACGGCTCGTAGCGGACGGTGGTTAG
- a CDS encoding DEAD/DEAH box helicase, whose protein sequence is MSLDDFLDRLNREPRYAPCIAAWRTIPAQEAVTAPMPEALDPRLTGALAQRGVTQLYSHQADAFDAIEKGRHTVVVTPTASGKTLCYNLPVLNTLLADPTARAMYLFPTKALAQDQYAGLQAIIDAAGVDIKTYPYDGDTPAAERKLIRQAGHIIITNPDMLHSGILPHHTRWHQLFENLRYVVIDEMHGYRGVFGSHVANVIRRLKRICRHYGSNPQFILASATIANPGELAGKLIEFDVEVITRNGAPHGRKEFVLYNPPVVNRALGIRRSSVLEASGLASELIRSGVHTIVFTRARTTAEVLLTYLREALPPKLGQANAIRGYRGGYLPRQRREIEAGLRDGTIRGVVSTNALELGVDIGSLDACVMTGYPGTIASAWQQAGRAGRREDVSAAIMVASSSPLDQFLVHHPEYFFEGSPENGLINPDNLLIVVNHIKCAAFELPFKRGEWFGHYEPTDALEYLTEAQLLHEVRGVWHWMSDTYPAEDISLRTAARENVVIIDHGDRARPRVVGEVDAFSAPMLVHTDAIYIHDGQQYHVDELDWESKKAYIRPVNVEHYTDASLSVRVEVIEQLSDGPADSERAHGEVLVGAIVTQYKKIRMHTHENLGWGKVFLPESQMHTSAYWLSLPRYLSERMHEATLNGALAGLANLIGNIAPVYLMCDPRDLGVYAQVKSPFTDSSTVFIYDKVPGGIGFAEKLYDAHDLLLRAALDHVRGCGCQDGCPSCVGVRPTDEALPFAKQTTRQLLEVLLMRAGG, encoded by the coding sequence ATGTCGCTCGACGACTTTCTCGACCGGCTGAATCGTGAGCCGCGCTATGCGCCGTGCATCGCGGCGTGGCGGACGATCCCGGCCCAGGAGGCAGTCACCGCGCCGATGCCGGAGGCGCTCGACCCCCGACTGACGGGGGCGCTGGCCCAGCGCGGCGTGACCCAGCTCTACTCGCACCAGGCCGACGCCTTCGATGCGATCGAGAAAGGTCGCCACACTGTCGTCGTCACCCCGACCGCCTCAGGTAAGACGCTCTGCTACAACCTGCCGGTCCTCAACACGCTGCTGGCTGATCCGACGGCGCGGGCGATGTACCTCTTCCCGACCAAGGCGCTGGCCCAGGACCAGTACGCCGGCCTGCAGGCGATCATTGACGCCGCCGGCGTGGATATCAAGACGTACCCCTACGACGGCGACACCCCGGCGGCCGAACGGAAACTGATCCGCCAGGCCGGCCACATCATCATCACCAACCCGGACATGCTGCACTCCGGCATCCTGCCGCACCACACCCGCTGGCATCAGCTCTTCGAGAACCTGCGCTACGTCGTTATCGACGAGATGCACGGCTATCGGGGCGTCTTCGGCTCGCACGTCGCGAACGTAATCCGACGGCTGAAGCGCATCTGTCGGCATTACGGCTCCAACCCGCAGTTCATACTCGCCTCGGCGACGATTGCCAACCCGGGCGAGCTGGCCGGCAAGCTGATCGAGTTCGACGTCGAGGTCATCACCCGCAACGGCGCGCCGCACGGCCGCAAGGAGTTCGTCCTCTACAACCCGCCGGTCGTCAACCGGGCGCTCGGCATCCGCCGCTCGTCAGTGCTGGAGGCCAGTGGTCTGGCCAGCGAGCTGATCCGCTCCGGCGTCCACACGATCGTCTTCACCCGCGCCCGGACGACCGCCGAGGTGCTGCTGACCTATCTACGCGAGGCGCTGCCGCCGAAGCTCGGCCAGGCCAACGCGATCCGTGGCTATCGCGGCGGCTACCTGCCGCGCCAGCGCCGCGAGATCGAGGCCGGCCTGCGTGACGGCACGATCCGCGGGGTCGTCTCGACCAACGCGCTGGAGTTGGGTGTCGACATCGGCTCGCTGGACGCCTGCGTGATGACCGGCTACCCCGGCACGATCGCCAGCGCCTGGCAGCAAGCCGGCCGGGCTGGCCGGCGTGAGGACGTCTCGGCGGCGATCATGGTCGCCTCGTCATCACCGCTCGACCAGTTTCTCGTCCATCATCCCGAGTACTTCTTTGAGGGCTCGCCGGAGAACGGGCTAATCAATCCCGACAATCTGCTGATCGTCGTCAACCACATCAAGTGCGCTGCGTTCGAGCTTCCGTTCAAGCGTGGCGAGTGGTTCGGCCACTACGAGCCGACCGACGCGCTGGAATATCTGACCGAGGCGCAATTGCTCCACGAGGTGCGTGGCGTCTGGCACTGGATGTCCGACACATACCCCGCCGAGGACATCTCGCTGCGGACGGCGGCGCGGGAGAACGTCGTCATCATTGACCATGGTGACCGGGCGCGCCCGCGTGTCGTCGGCGAGGTGGACGCCTTCTCCGCGCCGATGCTGGTCCACACCGACGCGATCTACATCCACGACGGCCAGCAGTACCACGTCGACGAGCTTGATTGGGAATCAAAGAAGGCGTACATCCGGCCGGTCAATGTCGAGCACTATACCGACGCCAGCCTGTCGGTGCGAGTCGAGGTGATCGAGCAGCTTTCCGACGGGCCGGCCGATTCGGAGCGCGCCCATGGTGAGGTGCTGGTCGGCGCGATCGTCACCCAGTACAAGAAGATCCGGATGCATACCCACGAGAACCTCGGCTGGGGCAAGGTGTTCCTGCCGGAATCGCAGATGCATACCTCGGCATACTGGCTGAGCCTGCCGCGTTACCTCTCCGAGCGGATGCACGAGGCGACGCTGAACGGCGCGCTGGCCGGCCTGGCCAACCTGATCGGCAACATCGCTCCGGTTTACCTGATGTGCGACCCGCGTGACCTCGGCGTCTACGCTCAGGTGAAGTCGCCATTCACGGACTCCTCGACCGTCTTCATCTACGACAAGGTGCCGGGCGGCATCGGCTTTGCCGAGAAGCTCTACGACGCCCACGATCTCCTGCTCCGCGCCGCCCTCGACCACGTCCGCGGCTGCGGCTGCCAGGACGGCTGCCCCAGCTGTGTGGGAGTTCGCCCGACCGACGAGGCCCTGCCCTTCGCCAAGCAGACGACGCGGCAGCTGCTGGAGGTGCTGCTGATGCGGGCAGGGGGTTGA
- a CDS encoding glutamine synthetase family protein yields MIEGLRDFLHIHYDELEELNLAAKADRVARRDPGEIKEQRLRYLAGEQRIKAVTVAFSDLEGRLHMLDYDKKFLLKSPDNLTFDGSSVRGFTRQKESDLRLGIDWSAFYWLPADAFGAGKVLVFGEVQEPDGAPYRADMRARLKAFTDEKRAREGLTCYVSNEVEGILFKGRHAEQTYVETGVFDPVTTSGYYHSLPSDDLRQFIDAAAEVQRALGFENEKDHPEVAPSQFELNYSYTEATIAADQVMLYKLACRQVANRLGMTASFLPKPIVGVNGNGMHTNLSVAKDGVNLFWDEDGEENLSEYAWTFVDRILSSALDLCLMLNPSVNGYRRLDPAFEAPNAIKASPSDRGSMVRIPIADRKSSRVEVRSIAPDANPYMVIYSLLSTGLEGPLVEGVRGTTSILPDNIYDAITHLCGSNHAAELLGPEVRDRFGELKKAVAVRSPRALGTMIKTGEIQFHHEVTNQHLWRLF; encoded by the coding sequence GTGATCGAAGGGCTGCGCGACTTTCTTCACATCCACTACGATGAGCTCGAGGAGCTCAATCTGGCCGCAAAGGCAGACCGTGTGGCTCGGCGCGACCCGGGCGAGATCAAGGAACAACGCCTTCGCTATCTGGCCGGCGAGCAGCGTATCAAGGCGGTGACAGTCGCGTTCTCGGATCTCGAGGGCCGGCTTCACATGCTGGACTACGACAAGAAGTTCCTATTGAAGTCCCCGGATAACCTGACCTTCGACGGATCGTCGGTGCGTGGGTTCACGCGCCAGAAGGAATCCGACCTGCGGCTCGGCATCGACTGGTCGGCGTTCTACTGGCTGCCGGCCGATGCATTCGGGGCTGGCAAGGTGCTGGTGTTTGGCGAGGTTCAGGAGCCGGATGGCGCCCCGTATCGCGCCGACATGCGTGCCAGGCTCAAGGCATTTACCGACGAGAAGCGCGCGCGCGAGGGGTTGACCTGCTACGTTTCGAACGAGGTCGAGGGCATCCTCTTCAAGGGTCGGCATGCCGAACAGACGTATGTCGAGACCGGCGTGTTTGACCCGGTGACCACCAGTGGCTACTACCACTCGCTGCCGAGCGATGACCTGCGCCAGTTCATCGACGCCGCCGCCGAGGTGCAGCGGGCCCTGGGCTTCGAGAACGAGAAGGACCACCCCGAGGTCGCCCCGTCGCAGTTCGAGCTGAACTACTCGTACACCGAGGCGACGATCGCCGCCGACCAGGTGATGCTCTACAAGCTCGCCTGTCGCCAGGTGGCCAACAGGCTCGGGATGACCGCCAGCTTCCTGCCAAAGCCGATCGTCGGCGTCAATGGGAACGGCATGCACACCAATCTGTCGGTGGCGAAGGACGGCGTCAACCTGTTCTGGGATGAAGACGGCGAAGAGAATCTGTCCGAGTACGCCTGGACGTTCGTCGATCGGATTCTCAGCAGCGCGCTCGACCTGTGCCTGATGCTGAACCCGAGCGTCAACGGCTACCGACGGCTTGATCCAGCGTTCGAGGCGCCCAACGCGATCAAGGCTTCGCCGAGCGACCGCGGCTCGATGGTCCGTATCCCGATTGCCGACCGGAAATCATCGCGGGTCGAGGTCCGGTCAATCGCTCCGGATGCCAATCCGTACATGGTCATCTACTCGCTGCTTAGCACCGGCCTCGAAGGGCCGCTGGTCGAAGGGGTTCGCGGGACGACGTCGATCCTGCCGGACAATATCTATGATGCGATCACACATCTGTGTGGCAGCAATCATGCGGCAGAGTTGCTCGGTCCTGAGGTTCGCGACCGGTTCGGCGAGCTCAAGAAGGCTGTCGCCGTTCGGTCTCCTCGGGCCCTCGGGACGATGATCAAGACCGGCGAGATTCAGTTCCATCACGAGGTGACTAACCAGCATCTGTGGCGATTGTTCTAG
- a CDS encoding DUF937 domain-containing protein gives MASLAEMLVQQVTAAAQTPGQQLPGGVDPQAAQTGLATAVPLLMAALSRNAQSPEGADALHQAIAKDHDGSVLDNLSAYLSNPGYDDGAGIVKHALGGNQSAVEQSMSQTTGLDPAMVAKLLQFAAPLVLGMLAKRQREQSMSANDLSSMLQHEQKQEAGANPDMMDLVSKYLDTNKDGSVVDDLQSLAGKLFGKRQP, from the coding sequence ATGGCATCCCTTGCCGAAATGCTCGTCCAGCAGGTAACCGCCGCAGCGCAGACTCCCGGGCAGCAATTGCCCGGTGGCGTCGATCCGCAGGCTGCCCAGACCGGTCTGGCCACGGCGGTTCCGCTGCTGATGGCCGCCCTGTCGCGCAATGCGCAGTCGCCGGAGGGCGCAGACGCGCTGCATCAGGCGATTGCGAAGGACCACGACGGCAGCGTTCTGGACAACCTGTCGGCCTACCTCAGCAACCCAGGCTACGACGACGGGGCTGGCATCGTGAAGCACGCGCTCGGCGGCAACCAGTCCGCGGTCGAGCAGAGCATGTCCCAGACGACCGGCCTCGACCCGGCGATGGTTGCGAAGCTTCTGCAATTCGCCGCGCCGCTCGTCCTCGGCATGCTGGCCAAGCGTCAGCGCGAGCAGAGCATGAGCGCGAATGACCTCTCGAGCATGCTTCAGCACGAGCAAAAGCAGGAGGCGGGCGCCAATCCAGACATGATGGATCTGGTCAGCAAGTACCTCGACACCAACAAGGACGGCAGCGTCGTGGATGATCTCCAGTCGCTGGCCGGCAAGCTGTTCGGCAAGCGCCAGCCGTAG
- a CDS encoding 5'-methylthioadenosine/S-adenosylhomocysteine nucleosidase, with protein MTARVAVICAMDSEAAHLRQQLVGAAEQPLARWRRTRGTLAGVSVDLIVSGIGMVSASATTSALCLLDPPDLLLNYGCAGAHRLDLGPGDVIIGDRVVHFSAQIVRPDGTRDYMGFDYVADGARVQTGSIPTAPELVALAQRCAAQVRLPAWPGYETMPSVHTGTVASADIWTQHSETILSLHVLHDSLCEEMEAAAIAQVAAIYGIPFLPVKDVSNNELLKATGGATERGWPSLGEQELEVGRRAAMLVEAILVEVGSGAPV; from the coding sequence GTGACCGCCCGTGTCGCCGTCATTTGCGCGATGGACTCGGAGGCTGCCCATCTCCGCCAGCAGCTGGTGGGAGCCGCGGAGCAGCCGCTGGCCCGCTGGCGGAGAACCCGCGGGACGCTGGCCGGGGTCAGCGTCGACCTGATCGTCTCCGGCATCGGGATGGTGAGCGCGAGCGCGACGACCTCGGCGCTCTGCCTGCTCGATCCTCCCGATCTCCTGCTGAACTACGGCTGCGCTGGCGCGCACCGTCTGGACCTTGGCCCCGGGGACGTGATCATTGGCGACCGTGTCGTCCACTTCTCGGCGCAGATTGTCCGGCCCGACGGCACGCGGGATTACATGGGGTTCGACTACGTGGCGGATGGCGCACGGGTACAGACAGGCTCGATCCCGACCGCGCCGGAACTGGTCGCGCTTGCACAGCGCTGCGCTGCGCAGGTGCGCCTGCCAGCCTGGCCAGGCTACGAGACTATGCCGAGCGTCCATACCGGCACGGTTGCGTCGGCCGATATCTGGACGCAGCATAGCGAGACGATTCTCTCGCTCCACGTTCTGCACGACTCGCTCTGCGAGGAGATGGAGGCGGCCGCCATCGCCCAGGTTGCGGCGATCTACGGCATCCCGTTCCTGCCAGTGAAGGATGTCTCCAATAACGAGCTGCTCAAGGCGACCGGTGGCGCCACCGAGCGTGGCTGGCCGTCGCTGGGTGAGCAGGAGCTGGAAGTCGGCCGGCGGGCCGCGATGCTCGTCGAGGCGATCCTCGTCGAGGTGGGAAGCGGCGCTCCAGTGTGA
- a CDS encoding GNAT family protein has translation MLHGPRITLRAIGRDDLPRLWRFNNDLAVELAGGGDPPMPQAFERLAADFERDWAAGGRDGSVFAIETDGEFIGMCQISHFDRTAHTAELGIAIGDKDYWSQGYGREAIGLLLEYAFRYRNLRRVWLWCHAANARGIAAYHACGFIEEGRLRQHVWSNGRYDDAVYMGVLRAEWEARQPGG, from the coding sequence ATGCTCCACGGACCGCGTATCACGCTCCGCGCCATCGGGCGCGACGACCTGCCGCGGCTCTGGCGGTTCAACAACGATCTGGCCGTCGAGCTGGCCGGCGGCGGCGACCCGCCAATGCCGCAGGCGTTCGAACGGCTGGCCGCCGACTTCGAGCGCGACTGGGCAGCCGGAGGGCGTGACGGCTCGGTCTTTGCCATCGAGACAGACGGCGAATTCATCGGCATGTGCCAGATCTCCCATTTCGATCGGACGGCACATACCGCCGAGCTGGGCATCGCGATCGGCGACAAGGACTACTGGAGCCAGGGCTATGGACGCGAGGCTATCGGTCTGCTGCTGGAGTACGCCTTCCGCTACCGCAACCTGCGGCGCGTCTGGCTCTGGTGTCATGCAGCGAACGCGCGTGGCATCGCCGCCTATCACGCCTGCGGCTTCATCGAGGAGGGCCGGCTGCGCCAGCACGTCTGGAGCAACGGCCGCTACGACGACGCCGTCTACATGGGCGTGCTGCGCGCGGAGTGGGAGGCGCGCCAACCCGGGGGCTAA
- a CDS encoding DUF1634 domain-containing protein, whose protein sequence is MADSAVDPQSSSADAPDPQLEHLYDRIAQILAIGFWASIAVIVAGLLLALVRGEGINDTTHHMETVLREAVNLNPSGLVDIGLLGLLLTPLAYVAAALLTFLRQRDRLFIAVCAALILLFVATVVRALYK, encoded by the coding sequence ATGGCTGATTCGGCGGTCGATCCGCAGTCATCGTCGGCCGACGCCCCGGATCCGCAGCTCGAGCACCTCTACGATCGCATTGCCCAGATCCTGGCGATCGGATTCTGGGCCAGCATCGCCGTCATCGTCGCCGGCCTGCTGCTTGCCCTCGTCCGCGGCGAGGGCATCAATGACACGACGCACCACATGGAGACGGTCCTGCGTGAGGCTGTCAATCTCAACCCCAGCGGGCTTGTTGATATCGGTTTGCTCGGTCTGCTGCTGACTCCGCTGGCCTACGTCGCCGCCGCGTTGCTGACGTTCCTTCGACAGCGAGACAGGCTTTTCATCGCTGTCTGCGCCGCGCTGATCCTGCTCTTCGTCGCGACGGTCGTAAGGGCGCTCTACAAGTGA
- a CDS encoding site-2 protease family protein — MSFDPDQIYEADYRVSSEGDVVRAPARRDPWLKRVLGPAGAALLFIATKLKFLLIGLKGVKFLGTGITALVSIGAYALLFPWQFAVGLVALIFIHEMGHVVVLRRYGVRATAPIFIPFMGALIGMKQLPRNAVMEAYVGLGGPVIGSLGALAAYGIYLLDGHRLFLALAYVGILLNLFNLLPVLPLDGGRAVGAISRWLWLVGIAGLLGLMILRPSPILLLILLFGAPELFRIFRERGKTNYYDVSPSERLTIGVIYFGLMFVLGFLLYELEPLMHALRPA, encoded by the coding sequence ATGTCTTTCGATCCCGATCAAATCTATGAAGCGGACTACCGGGTCTCCTCCGAGGGGGATGTCGTTCGCGCGCCGGCCCGGCGTGATCCGTGGCTGAAGCGTGTACTGGGTCCCGCTGGCGCGGCGTTGCTGTTCATCGCTACCAAGTTGAAGTTCCTGCTGATCGGGCTGAAGGGTGTGAAATTTCTCGGCACCGGCATCACGGCGCTGGTCAGCATCGGGGCCTATGCGCTGCTGTTCCCCTGGCAGTTTGCCGTCGGCCTGGTGGCACTGATCTTCATCCACGAGATGGGGCACGTCGTCGTTCTCCGTCGCTACGGCGTGCGGGCGACCGCGCCGATCTTCATCCCGTTCATGGGGGCGTTAATCGGGATGAAGCAGTTGCCGCGTAACGCCGTGATGGAGGCATACGTCGGGCTTGGTGGGCCGGTGATCGGCTCGCTCGGCGCGCTGGCCGCGTATGGCATCTACCTGCTCGATGGCCATCGGCTGTTTCTGGCGCTCGCCTACGTCGGTATCCTGCTGAACCTGTTCAATCTCTTGCCGGTCCTGCCGCTGGATGGCGGCCGGGCAGTCGGCGCGATCTCGCGTTGGCTGTGGCTCGTCGGGATCGCCGGATTGCTCGGGCTGATGATCTTGCGGCCCAGTCCGATCCTGCTCCTCATCCTTCTCTTCGGCGCACCCGAGCTGTTCCGGATATTCCGCGAACGCGGCAAGACGAACTACTACGACGTTTCGCCCAGTGAGCGGCTGACGATCGGCGTCATCTACTTCGGACTGATGTTCGTCCTCGGCTTCCTGCTCTACGAGCTGGAGCCACTCATGCACGCATTGCGGCCGGCGTAG
- a CDS encoding membrane dipeptidase: MPAGHAPSLTPEEARALHRQSLVIDTQQPPITSGIVFTPGMRETLGALAAQGRTIAEVGPALEAALVRDIQTTEQGRDMYLDMWRRSGVTVACGTYAGPDRLATAFERSTRRIANAQAIVDALRDDMLIVRQAADIELAHTEGRHGVIIDFQNTLALGDDLDRIDLFYGLGLRMVQLTYNLHTLVGDGCTDRYQGGLTYFGQEMVRRLNAAKIIVDVSHCSEQIGWDAMAISTAPVIVSHSSSKAVAEHDRGKSDELARAVAEQGGYFGVVTLPGFIRETPGASLDDVVRQISHLVDICGIDHVGIGTDKAGPGPGTSSQVEYPTSMRPQLAGEFNWMGFRVEDHRIGNEYQLAGYESLADWPNITVALAQAGFTEDELRKLLGLNYLRVFREIVG; encoded by the coding sequence ATGCCGGCCGGACATGCGCCGAGCTTGACGCCCGAGGAGGCGCGGGCGCTACATCGCCAATCGCTAGTCATCGACACCCAACAACCACCGATCACCTCCGGGATCGTCTTCACCCCCGGCATGCGCGAAACGCTGGGAGCACTCGCCGCGCAGGGACGGACGATCGCCGAGGTCGGGCCGGCGCTGGAGGCCGCGCTGGTGCGCGATATCCAGACCACCGAGCAGGGACGCGACATGTACCTCGACATGTGGCGACGCTCGGGCGTGACCGTCGCCTGCGGCACCTACGCTGGACCGGACCGGCTGGCGACCGCATTCGAGCGCTCGACCCGCCGGATCGCCAACGCTCAGGCAATCGTCGACGCCCTGCGTGACGACATGCTGATCGTGCGCCAGGCCGCCGACATCGAGCTCGCCCACACCGAGGGACGCCACGGGGTCATCATCGACTTCCAGAACACACTGGCGCTGGGCGACGACCTGGACCGCATCGACCTGTTCTACGGCCTCGGCCTGCGGATGGTCCAGCTCACCTACAACCTGCACACGCTCGTCGGCGATGGCTGCACCGACCGATATCAGGGCGGGCTGACGTACTTCGGCCAGGAGATGGTCCGGCGGCTGAACGCGGCGAAGATCATCGTCGATGTCAGCCACTGCAGCGAGCAGATCGGCTGGGACGCGATGGCGATCTCGACCGCGCCGGTGATCGTCTCGCACTCGTCGAGCAAGGCGGTCGCCGAACACGACCGCGGCAAGTCGGACGAGCTGGCCCGCGCCGTTGCCGAGCAGGGCGGCTACTTCGGCGTCGTCACGCTCCCGGGGTTCATCCGCGAGACGCCGGGCGCGTCGCTCGATGACGTCGTGCGCCAGATCAGCCACCTCGTCGATATCTGCGGGATCGACCACGTCGGGATCGGCACCGACAAGGCCGGCCCCGGCCCGGGCACCAGCTCGCAGGTCGAGTACCCGACGTCGATGCGCCCCCAGCTGGCCGGCGAGTTCAACTGGATGGGCTTCCGCGTCGAGGATCATCGGATCGGCAACGAGTACCAGCTGGCCGGCTACGAGAGCCTGGCCGACTGGCCGAACATCACTGTCGCCCTCGCCCAGGCCGGCTTCACCGAGGATGAGTTGCGCAAGCTGCTCGGCCTCAACTATCTCCGTGTCTTCCGGGAAATCGTGGGATGA